The genomic stretch TAGGTCCATTCACTACGAACGTTCCATCGCTATCACGTGTCACAAAGAATTCTGGTGCACCTTTCTCGTGACGATACATAACGCGAGTTTCTTCTTCCTTCTCTTCATCAAGAGGGAATTCAGGTGTTGTTTCAAGCTTGTCTGCAATTTCAAACAATACTTCCTGTACACCCTGACGCGTTACAGCAGAAATCGGATAAATCGGAAAATCTTCCTCTAACTTTTCCTTGAAAACTTCAAGGTTTTCTTCAGAATCTGGAAGATCCATTTTATTAGCGACAATGATTTGCGGACGCTCCATTAGACGCATTTTATATTGCTTTAATTCATCATTGATTTTTAAGTAGTCTTCATAAGGGTCTCGCCCTTCCATACCAGACATATCAATCACATGAACGATGACTCGTGTACGTTCAATATGACGAAGGAACTGATGGCCAAGCCCCACTCCTTCATGAGCACCTTCGATAAGTCCAGGTAAATCAGCCATAACAAAACTGCGACCATCTTTCGTATCAACAACGCCTAAATTCGGAGCGATTGTTGTAAAGTGATACGCTGCAATTTTTGGCTTTGCTGCTGATACTACGGATAAAAGAGTTGACTTTCCTACACTAGGAAACCCAACAAGTCCAACATCAGCTAGAACCTTGAGCTCTAAAGTAACATCTTTTTCTTCCCCAGGCTCACCATTCTCTGAAAGCTCTGGCGCCGGGTTAGAAGGTGATGCAAAACGTGAATTCCCACGTCCGCCTCGTCCGCCTCGCGCAACCGTTGCACGCTGACCGTGTTCGGTTAAATCTGCAATTACTTCTCCGGTATCTGCATTTGAAACGATTGTACCAGGTGGAACTTTA from Bacillus sp. Cs-700 encodes the following:
- the obgE gene encoding GTPase ObgE; protein product: MFVDQVKVFVKAGDGGNGMVAFRREKYVPDGGPAGGDGGKGASVIFEVEEGLRTLMDFRYNRHFKAKTGEHGRSKNQHGRNAEDMVVKVPPGTIVSNADTGEVIADLTEHGQRATVARGGRGGRGNSRFASPSNPAPELSENGEPGEEKDVTLELKVLADVGLVGFPSVGKSTLLSVVSAAKPKIAAYHFTTIAPNLGVVDTKDGRSFVMADLPGLIEGAHEGVGLGHQFLRHIERTRVIVHVIDMSGMEGRDPYEDYLKINDELKQYKMRLMERPQIIVANKMDLPDSEENLEVFKEKLEEDFPIYPISAVTRQGVQEVLFEIADKLETTPEFPLDEEKEEETRVMYRHEKGAPEFFVTRDSDGTFVVNGPRIEKLFKMTDFNREDNVRRFAQQMRSMGIDEALRERGAEDGDAVRILEFEFEFVD